The DNA window CCAAATACGATGCAGCAGGAGTAGGCGGGGTAATCAATATCCAACTCAAGAAAGGGGTAAAAACCGGACTAAATGCACTAATTACCCTGGGAGCCAGCAATCGTGATCGTTACAATGGTTCGCTTCGTCTCAATCGTCGCACCAGCAAGTTTAACTGGTTTGTATCGTATGATGCCCGCCGCAATGCTCGCCGGGTATGGTTTGACAATGAAACTGATGACTTTACCCGTTCTGACAGACAGAGTGTGATTATACAAGACCGTGATGGTGATCGGGTAGACATTAATCATTCAATAAAGTTTGGCACTGACTGGTTTATCAATGATAAAACTACCTTGAGCGTAGAAGGATTGCTAGGTACACAAACCCAGGATGAACCAGAGTTTTTAGTCAGTCGGTTTGGTACTGACCGTGCTACGCTCGACAGTACAACCCATACATACAATACCGAAAAAGAAGATAATAAAGTGTTTGAGGGGGCTTTAATCTTTACTAGGAAGTTTGACAAAAAAGGGCAAAAATTAAGTTTCTCGCTGAGCTCAAACTTTGGTACAGAACTGGAAACCCAAGATGTTACTACCAATATATTGCAGCTCAATTCTACCAGTGTAGATTCTACTGCGTTGCAGCGGTCTGCCAATAACAACGCAAATAATATTACCAACATCCAGTTAGACTATATACACCCTATAGGCAAAAAATGAAGATTGAGACTGGCTACAAAGCCATTATTCGTGATATGAACCTTGACTTTGACCAAGAGATATACGACGAAACAATTCAAACGTACGTTTTTTCCGATGAACTGAGTAATGAGTTTAAATACGACGAACAAGTGCATGCGGCGTATGTATTATTTAAAGGAAAACTTAAAAAGAAAATAGGATTTAATTTTGGTTTACGAGCCGAGCAAGTATACCTCACGGCAAAGTCTGACAATACACAAAACATTGAAAACAACTATTTTAACCTGTTTCCAAGTGCACGTATTACTTATAGGGTACGCAAAGGAGAGTTTTTCAAGGTAAGCTATAGCAAGCGTATTCGTCGCCCACGTTTTCGCCTGCTTAACCCATTTCGCGATATCTCAAACCCTACTCGTATTCGGGTGGGTAACCCCGAACTAGGACCAGAATTGACTCACTCTGCCGAAATAGGGTACAATAAGGTGTGGAGTAAAATAAGCTTGATTCCCAGCTTGTTTTATCGACATACAACGAACGTGATACAACGTTTTGCCTCGTTTGATGCCAACTCTGCCTTGGTGTTTCGTCCGGTAAACCTGGGGACTGCCACCGACTATGGTATAGAGTTGATTGTTATTGGTAACTTGGTGAAATGGTGGGATTTTAACGCAAGTTATGCTTTTTTTAATCGGGAGATTGACGCTAGAAACAGTGAAACAGACCTCATTACCAGTAATACAAGCTGGAATGCAAAATTGCAATCAAACTGGAAGTTGAGCAAAAACACTACCCTACAGCTTACTGGAAACTATAGAGCCCCTATTATACGAGCGCAAGGAACACGTCAGGCGTTTCACTCTATTGACTTGGGTTTCCGTCACCGTTTTCTTAAAGGCAGAGCTACTTTCGGCTTAGTTTTGACCGACATTTTCGATACCCGTCAGTTTGGCTTCGCAACCACCACCACTGAATTTACTTCGTCTGGAATATATAAGCGTGAAAGCCAGATTTTGAGGGCAAGTTTGACCTACCAGATAGGGAAGAGATTTAAAACCAGTATTAAAAAGGGGCGTGGCAATCGTCGTCGCCGTAGGTAGCCTGTTTCGCCAGCTGTGATATGTTCTTAAACCCAACATAGGGTAGGTGATCATTTACTAAAATATAAGACGTTGTGACTTCGAGTGGCAACGTTTTTTCTTTTACCATAGGATGAGTGTCCTATATTTTTTATTTTACTACGATCAAACCCTTAACTCAAGCAAAAAATTTCGTAGTAGTTATTTTAGCCCTGTTCTTAATTATAATGGTTCGCTTTTGACTAACCGAGCTCAACAAAGTGATATGCTTTTGATTGGGGATTTATAACTAACATAAAATAAGTGTGTTGTATATCTGTGAATCGAGTCTATTTCTAAATCCGATTCATCGAGGTGGCTTGCTGTGATGAGCTCAGCATAGTTAAACAGGAGGTAGCACCCGGTATTTAAGGACTTGCGCCTGTCGTTGTTCAAGGTATTACCGTTGAGCGTATTACTATCAAACTAATTTTTGTGTATGCAATCCAACTCTTTTTCAGTAGACTCACCTCAAAACTGGCTTGTCCAGATGGCAGAAATTTTTGAAACCAAAGTAGTGGATAATCAAATTAATATTCCTGAGCACCTGGGGCATGGGTCTATACAAATGCATTGTTTTTCGGCAGAGCTAAATTTGTCAGTGCAACAAATCTATTTAGACAAACCTCTCCGTATTTCGCGCAAGGCAGCGCCCAGAAAGGATATTTTACCCATTGTATTTCATTACTCCAAGGCTGGGGTAGACCATATACATCTTGCCGCCGAAGAAAAGAAAACCTTGGGAAGGTTCAGCCCACAAGGGATAATGATTCCTGCCCACGAGCAAGACAGTATTGTAGAATTTCCTTCTAATGAAGAAATTATAACTATTGCTGTGGTAGTGAGCCGTCGTTGGATCATTGAATATATGCAAAACATACCGGGCAAAGAAGCCGAAAATCTGGTAAGCCTGTTTGCTTGTCAAAAACAGTTTTGTATTTATGAAACGCTTAACCAGGCAATGGAGAAAGCTATAGAAGAAATTATTCAATGTGACTATGCCGAACCAGTCACGGGTTTGTTCTTGCAAGCAAAAACAATTGAGCTATTGGCGTTATTTTTTGATAAACTGGCACAACGTGAAACAACTGATGGGTTTTATAACCTGAATCAAACCGATGTCGCGTCCTTGTTTGCAGTAAAGAAAATATTGATGGATAACCTTGAAAACCCGCCAACTATTTTGTGGTTATCGCGAGAGGTAGGTATGAGTGAAAGTAAACTCAAAAAAACTTTTAAGCAAGTGTTTGGTCATAGCATATACCAGTATGCTTTGTATAATAGAATGGAAAAAGCCAAGGAGTTATTAGAGTCACGTCAATATAACGTATCAGAAGTAGGAGGATTGGTGGGGTATTCTAATCTGGCGCACTTTGCCAGGGCATTCAAAAAACAATATTCTGTAGCCCCAAAACAATATTTGCAAAAATTTAGGAGATAAGGAATAATAAAAAATTAAATTTTGTTATAAAAAATATAACCTTCTTAAATTCTTTCTCGTAATATAAATCAAATACAATTTTATTATTGTCAGATGAATAACTTCTCAAACATACCGCTCATTTCTTTCTACACTCGTAGTTCTTGGTGCTGGTTATTAACCTACCAAA is part of the Microscilla marina ATCC 23134 genome and encodes:
- a CDS encoding helix-turn-helix transcriptional regulator — translated: MAEIFETKVVDNQINIPEHLGHGSIQMHCFSAELNLSVQQIYLDKPLRISRKAAPRKDILPIVFHYSKAGVDHIHLAAEEKKTLGRFSPQGIMIPAHEQDSIVEFPSNEEIITIAVVVSRRWIIEYMQNIPGKEAENLVSLFACQKQFCIYETLNQAMEKAIEEIIQCDYAEPVTGLFLQAKTIELLALFFDKLAQRETTDGFYNLNQTDVASLFAVKKILMDNLENPPTILWLSREVGMSESKLKKTFKQVFGHSIYQYALYNRMEKAKELLESRQYNVSEVGGLVGYSNLAHFARAFKKQYSVAPKQYLQKFRR